One segment of Formicincola oecophyllae DNA contains the following:
- the rpmE gene encoding 50S ribosomal protein L31, protein MKPDIHPDYHEVTIILADGTEYKTRSCYGKPGDTIKLDIDPHTHPAWTGVQRIMDTGGRVAKFNKKFGGLGNLGAKK, encoded by the coding sequence ATGAAGCCCGATATTCACCCCGATTACCACGAAGTCACCATCATCCTGGCTGACGGCACAGAGTACAAGACGCGTTCTTGCTACGGCAAACCCGGCGACACCATCAAGCTGGACATCGACCCCCATACCCACCCCGCCTGGACCGGCGTGCAGCGCATCATGGACACCGGGGGCCGCGTTGCCAAGTTCAACAAGAAGTTTGGTGGCCTGGGCAACCTCGGCGCCAAGAAATAA
- a CDS encoding DUF1013 domain-containing protein yields the protein MSQQPLMPKATAVWLIDKTGLTFTQIAEFCGMHPLEIQAIADGEVATGINGYDPVANHQLSAAEITRCEKDPAARLKLLPAKNPVTRRTKGARYTPVARRNDRPDAIAFILRQFPQVQDVQIARLLGTTKDTIAKVRERQHWNSANIKPRDPVILGLCTQTDFNAAVNVANERVAREKAEAGLKDGMGAIPAAPEAPAAEAPASTPEA from the coding sequence ATGTCCCAGCAGCCCCTCATGCCCAAGGCCACCGCTGTGTGGCTCATCGACAAGACTGGCCTGACGTTCACCCAGATTGCCGAGTTCTGCGGCATGCACCCCCTTGAGATCCAGGCCATTGCTGATGGCGAAGTGGCAACAGGCATCAATGGTTATGACCCTGTTGCCAACCACCAGCTTTCCGCAGCTGAAATCACCCGCTGCGAGAAGGACCCTGCAGCGCGCCTCAAGCTGTTGCCTGCCAAAAACCCCGTGACGCGCCGCACCAAGGGTGCGCGCTACACCCCCGTTGCCCGCCGCAACGACAGGCCTGACGCCATCGCTTTCATCCTGCGCCAGTTCCCGCAGGTCCAGGATGTGCAGATCGCCCGCCTGCTTGGCACTACCAAAGACACCATCGCCAAAGTGCGCGAACGCCAGCACTGGAACAGCGCCAACATCAAGCCGCGTGACCCGGTTATTCTGGGCCTGTGCACGCAGACGGACTTCAACGCTGCCGTCAACGTTGCCAATGAGCGTGTAGCGCGTGAGAAGGCCGAAGCTGGCCTTAAGGATGGCATGGGCGCCATCCCTGCAGCGCCTGAAGCACCTGCTGCGGAAGCGCCAGCTTCCACCCCCGAAGCCTGA
- the purE gene encoding 5-(carboxyamino)imidazole ribonucleotide mutase, producing the protein MKGTAPGPAQVGIIMGSQSDWPTMRHAAQTLDALGVPWEARIVSAHRTPDRLQAYAKTAQGRGLKTVIAGAGGAAHLPGMAAAWTALPVLGVPVESRILKGRDSLLSIVQMPAGVPVGTLAIGRAGAVNAALLSAAIIALSDAALAQRLADWRAAQTASVAAAPSDEP; encoded by the coding sequence TTGAAGGGCACCGCCCCAGGTCCTGCGCAGGTGGGCATCATCATGGGCAGCCAGTCGGACTGGCCCACCATGCGCCATGCCGCCCAAACGCTGGACGCCCTGGGGGTGCCCTGGGAAGCGCGCATTGTTTCAGCCCACCGCACGCCAGACCGGCTGCAAGCCTATGCCAAAACGGCCCAAGGGCGCGGGTTGAAAACCGTCATCGCCGGCGCTGGCGGCGCTGCGCATCTGCCTGGCATGGCGGCAGCCTGGACGGCCCTCCCCGTGCTGGGCGTGCCTGTGGAAAGCCGCATCCTTAAAGGGCGCGACAGCCTGCTTTCCATTGTGCAGATGCCAGCTGGCGTGCCTGTGGGCACGTTGGCCATTGGCCGCGCTGGCGCTGTGAACGCTGCCTTGCTTTCGGCTGCTATCATCGCCCTTTCTGATGCTGCCTTGGCCCAGCGCTTGGCTGATTGGCGCGCTGCGCAGACGGCCTCCGTGGCAGCCGCTCCTTCAGACGAACCTTGA
- a CDS encoding 5-(carboxyamino)imidazole ribonucleotide synthase, which produces MPGNASAVFASFPSSGIIGIVGGGQLGRMSAQAAAKLGLRVHILADGPDSPASEVAWKTTVGRYDDPAVLERFAAECDVVTFEFENISEEGLAHLETLRPVRPARRILQISQDRLVEKATLEELGFEVAPWRPVRTEAELAALADFPLPFVLKTTRLGYDGKGQRWIRTEAEREALLNGQDAKAPPLPLVAEGKVDFARELSVMVARSPSGTIINFPATENHHRDGILRLSIAPAPITPERTAALEVLACHLAEKLGLEGLMGIEFFEAEDGRFLINEIAPRPHNSGHWTQNGCTLDQFEAHIRSVADMPLPKPWRHSDVAMSNIIGPDDMAQVPAMLREEAAAVHLYGKKEARPGRKMGHVNRPFPKGAMPGLPTLATFKPALKEG; this is translated from the coding sequence ATGCCCGGCAACGCTTCAGCTGTTTTCGCCAGCTTTCCCTCATCAGGCATCATTGGGATTGTGGGTGGTGGGCAATTGGGACGGATGTCCGCCCAAGCTGCAGCCAAGCTGGGGCTGCGCGTGCACATATTGGCTGACGGGCCAGATAGCCCCGCTTCTGAAGTGGCCTGGAAAACCACGGTGGGCCGCTATGACGACCCAGCCGTGCTGGAACGCTTCGCCGCAGAGTGCGATGTGGTGACGTTTGAGTTCGAGAATATCAGTGAAGAGGGCCTGGCCCACCTTGAAACGCTGCGCCCTGTGCGCCCGGCGCGCCGCATTCTGCAAATCAGCCAGGACAGGCTGGTGGAGAAAGCCACCCTTGAAGAACTTGGTTTTGAGGTCGCCCCCTGGCGCCCTGTCCGCACTGAGGCCGAACTGGCGGCGCTGGCTGACTTCCCCCTGCCCTTCGTGCTGAAGACCACGCGCCTGGGCTATGACGGCAAAGGCCAGCGCTGGATCAGGACGGAGGCGGAGCGTGAAGCCCTCCTCAACGGGCAGGACGCCAAGGCGCCACCACTGCCCCTGGTGGCTGAAGGCAAGGTGGACTTCGCGCGCGAGCTCAGCGTAATGGTGGCGCGCAGCCCCTCTGGCACCATCATCAACTTCCCTGCTACGGAGAACCACCACCGTGATGGCATCCTGCGCCTTTCCATCGCGCCAGCCCCCATCACGCCTGAGCGCACTGCCGCGCTAGAGGTCCTGGCCTGCCACCTGGCGGAGAAGCTAGGCCTTGAAGGGCTGATGGGCATTGAGTTCTTTGAGGCTGAGGACGGGCGCTTCCTCATCAACGAAATAGCGCCGCGCCCGCACAATTCTGGCCACTGGACGCAGAATGGTTGCACCCTTGACCAGTTTGAGGCCCACATCCGTTCCGTGGCGGACATGCCACTGCCCAAGCCCTGGCGCCATTCAGACGTGGCGATGAGCAACATCATCGGCCCTGACGACATGGCCCAGGTCCCCGCCATGCTGCGGGAGGAAGCGGCGGCCGTTCACCTCTACGGCAAAAAGGAGGCCCGCCCAGGCCGCAAAATGGGCCACGTCAACCGCCCCTTCCCCAAAGGGGCCATGCCTGGCCTCCCCACCCTCGCCACCTTCAAACCAGCTTTGAAAGAGGGTTGA
- a CDS encoding site-specific DNA-methyltransferase — protein MKLIYIDPPYNTGSDGFKYNDDFNHSSWLVFMKNRLEIAQKLLKDDGVILVHCDDQEQAYLKVLMDEVFGRDNFVETFIWKNSDNAPNLSKKSRSSVEYIHAYEKKMDKSIPYIGKLTENGDAPLNHRGNSIKELTFPQKSIKFNIKDCNVKVGKPDRIEIMNEFEIFDGLNDRAVRLKGDFVWTQEKLEEEIQSGTYFIVKSDKFAIRFQRLNTKPMAPEKFIGNNYLTKSLGIGTNEDASSHLREMNIKFAYSKPESIVAFFIKAITNPGDIVLDYHLGSGTTAAVAHKMGRRWIGIEQMDYIENITKERLKKVIAGEQGGVSEALKWHGGGTFVYFELKKYNQEFLERIMAADSLSALKAVQDDMFRNAFLTFWTDAREFREEHDYGKLSLEERKKKLIAVLDENHFYLNKREMNDKRHVVSGEEKALTTRFYGEG, from the coding sequence GTGAAGCTCATTTACATTGACCCGCCTTACAACACAGGCAGTGACGGTTTTAAATATAATGATGACTTCAACCATTCATCATGGTTGGTGTTCATGAAAAACCGTCTTGAAATAGCCCAAAAGCTTTTAAAAGATGATGGCGTTATATTGGTCCATTGTGATGATCAAGAGCAGGCTTATTTAAAAGTTCTTATGGATGAGGTGTTCGGGCGCGATAATTTTGTTGAAACCTTTATATGGAAAAATTCTGATAATGCGCCAAATTTGTCTAAAAAATCACGTAGTTCAGTAGAATATATCCATGCTTATGAAAAGAAAATGGATAAATCTATTCCTTACATAGGTAAATTAACTGAAAATGGTGATGCTCCATTAAATCATAGAGGCAATTCAATCAAAGAACTTACATTTCCTCAAAAATCTATAAAATTTAATATCAAAGATTGTAATGTTAAAGTTGGAAAACCTGACAGAATAGAAATAATGAATGAATTTGAGATTTTTGATGGCCTTAATGATAGAGCAGTTCGTCTTAAAGGGGATTTTGTTTGGACACAAGAAAAGTTAGAAGAGGAAATTCAGTCTGGGACCTATTTTATTGTTAAATCAGATAAATTTGCTATCAGATTTCAACGGTTAAACACCAAGCCAATGGCGCCTGAGAAATTTATTGGCAATAATTATCTAACCAAATCCCTTGGGATAGGTACTAATGAAGACGCAAGCAGTCATTTAAGGGAAATGAATATAAAATTCGCTTATTCCAAGCCTGAAAGTATAGTGGCTTTTTTCATCAAGGCCATTACCAACCCAGGGGATATTGTTCTGGACTACCATCTTGGTTCGGGCACCACGGCTGCTGTGGCCCATAAAATGGGCCGGCGCTGGATTGGCATTGAGCAGATGGACTATATCGAGAACATCACCAAGGAACGCCTCAAAAAAGTCATCGCTGGCGAGCAAGGCGGGGTTTCGGAAGCCTTGAAATGGCACGGTGGGGGCACGTTCGTTTATTTTGAACTGAAGAAATACAACCAGGAATTCTTGGAGCGCATCATGGCGGCAGATAGCTTAAGCGCTTTGAAAGCCGTGCAGGACGACATGTTCAGGAACGCCTTCCTCACCTTCTGGACTGATGCCAGGGAGTTCAGGGAAGAGCATGACTACGGCAAACTCAGTTTGGAGGAACGCAAAAAGAAGCTCATCGCCGTGTTGGACGAAAACCACTTCTACCTCAACAAGCGTGAGATGAATGACAAGCGCCACGTGGTTTCAGGGGAAGAGAAAGCCCTGACCACACGTTTCTACGGTGAAGGCTGA
- a CDS encoding DEAD/DEAH box helicase family protein, whose translation MGKATVLQQDTIQQSLEGALFNQLATDHAYQVWAQNEGQELPACITDNLSRTLRDYQEEAVRRFIWLFENDRAQARHLLFNMATGTGKTVTLAALVLYLYSQGYRNFVFLVHQLNIKEQAENVLTVARDKSGPNPKYLFNPKGVKINGQAVHIQSGAGFVRAAAPNPPAIINFIFTTTSGLYNALTVERENELGLDDFAQNPTVLLADEAHHLNVETRKSVTKRTRKNC comes from the coding sequence ATGGGCAAGGCAACTGTCCTCCAACAGGATACCATCCAACAATCCCTTGAAGGGGCCCTGTTCAACCAGTTGGCCACAGACCACGCCTACCAGGTATGGGCCCAGAATGAAGGCCAGGAACTACCCGCCTGTATAACGGACAACCTTTCGCGCACATTGCGTGATTACCAGGAAGAGGCGGTCAGGCGTTTCATTTGGTTGTTTGAGAACGACCGTGCCCAGGCCAGGCACCTGCTGTTCAACATGGCCACGGGCACTGGTAAGACCGTCACCTTGGCTGCCCTGGTGCTTTACCTTTACAGCCAAGGCTATCGGAACTTCGTGTTTTTGGTGCACCAGCTCAACATCAAGGAGCAAGCCGAAAACGTCTTGACGGTGGCCCGTGACAAATCAGGCCCCAACCCAAAATACTTGTTCAACCCCAAGGGCGTTAAAATCAATGGCCAGGCTGTGCACATTCAAAGCGGCGCAGGGTTTGTTCGCGCTGCCGCGCCCAACCCGCCAGCCATCATCAATTTCATTTTCACCACCACTTCTGGCCTTTACAACGCCCTGACTGTTGAAAGAGAAAATGAGTTGGGACTGGATGATTTCGCTCAGAACCCCACAGTTCTCCTGGCTGATGAAGCCCACCATTTGAATGTGGAAACCAGGAAAAGCGTCACTAAAAGGACAAGGAAGAATTGCTGA
- a CDS encoding AlbA family DNA-binding domain-containing protein, translating into MVQPMLRRVQEAAQMDDAEVRQARLQAVVRDILENGLQEDMYLDFKEMVLTNRPRPPFTLQRNSMKNYSKALSGFSNSAGGILVWGLIDPKNFGPEGDLRSPAQRLQDCFRTSDGHSEKRTHRNGEPAMSLEGPLGAANAARYAELLNSHLSKAVFPAASAVENLPFQYAFTGRDGRVRERGMVISLIPPGPNVPYRSEVDRRYYVRAGESFIDAQPEMLRGMFGLLPRASFQLGLERDRKGLKRMRGRSSPLPFTLEVANGGRGMGQHVYAIVENIHCSRLELAPSPEWHLKSAAGAPTQQPAVLRQRGKALLFHTPEMMPPTHSSALSLALAPMGVDSAQYGQDFPLAEIRVGSLNSALTTMRLFYTQQTVRDIKEARRALKELHSQARSLPVGSTTQEGLLAKARLLGRECRRLARKIAFISNN; encoded by the coding sequence ATGGTTCAGCCCATGCTCAGGCGCGTTCAGGAAGCCGCCCAGATGGATGACGCAGAAGTGCGCCAAGCCAGGCTGCAGGCCGTTGTGCGCGACATCCTGGAAAATGGCTTGCAGGAGGACATGTACCTGGACTTCAAAGAAATGGTGCTGACCAACCGCCCCAGGCCACCTTTCACGCTGCAGCGCAACAGCATGAAGAACTACAGCAAGGCCCTTTCTGGCTTCAGCAACAGTGCTGGCGGTATTTTAGTGTGGGGCTTGATCGACCCGAAGAACTTCGGCCCTGAAGGCGACCTCCGCTCCCCCGCTCAGCGCCTGCAGGATTGCTTCCGCACCTCTGACGGGCATTCGGAAAAGCGCACCCACCGCAACGGCGAACCCGCCATGAGCCTTGAAGGCCCCCTGGGGGCAGCCAACGCTGCGCGCTATGCTGAATTATTGAACTCGCACCTCTCCAAAGCGGTGTTCCCCGCCGCCAGCGCTGTGGAGAACCTTCCCTTCCAGTACGCTTTCACAGGCAGGGACGGCAGGGTGCGTGAGCGCGGCATGGTCATCAGCCTTATCCCGCCGGGGCCTAATGTCCCTTACCGCAGCGAGGTGGACAGGCGCTACTATGTGCGCGCTGGCGAATCCTTCATCGATGCCCAGCCAGAAATGCTGCGCGGCATGTTCGGCCTCCTGCCGCGCGCCTCCTTCCAACTGGGGCTGGAGCGCGACCGCAAGGGCCTCAAACGTATGCGCGGCCGCTCCTCGCCCCTGCCCTTCACGCTGGAGGTGGCCAATGGCGGGCGCGGCATGGGGCAGCATGTCTACGCCATTGTGGAGAACATCCATTGCAGCCGCCTGGAACTAGCGCCAAGCCCTGAATGGCACCTGAAAAGCGCGGCAGGCGCCCCCACCCAGCAGCCAGCTGTGCTGCGCCAGCGCGGCAAGGCGCTTCTGTTCCACACGCCTGAGATGATGCCGCCAACGCATTCATCAGCGCTTTCGCTGGCCTTGGCCCCCATGGGGGTGGACAGCGCCCAGTACGGGCAGGACTTCCCCTTGGCGGAGATCCGCGTTGGCTCCCTCAACAGCGCGCTGACGACAATGCGGTTATTCTACACCCAGCAAACCGTGCGCGACATCAAGGAGGCCCGGCGCGCGCTCAAGGAACTGCACAGTCAAGCCCGCTCCCTGCCAGTGGGTAGCACCACACAGGAGGGGCTTCTGGCCAAGGCGCGCCTGCTTGGGCGGGAGTGCCGGCGCCTAGCGCGGAAAATCGCTTTCATCTCCAACAACTGA
- a CDS encoding JAB domain-containing protein — translation MATRKTSNPAPASPAAPPGGKETGKAVTKGAHTPTKARSAAGAGHRARLRGRILRHGPEGLADYELIEALLFASHPRRDTKATAKHFLAAFKGLAGLLGAEPSALAAAGASPKASALLALPALCLSHLAPGLTLRPWLLEGPERLEAYLQAAPQPFSTTPALHQPGPGKSPANTAPTRALRVLFLGSANNILADENLFTGGWHGALPLLARRCLLVGATALVVLAPPTWLAAEHGQARAALRDGLAHLGVVIHTMLPLPALDEPAHQSAVALHGPVQSERCRKHASPEHAKPAKVDWNARLPTLHPGQPAWQTLETLGQALGCLWGVVALPPNLQAALRQNDWAEGAEESPPPFTLADSVPDADEFMAGLTATEAGLEGAYYPAGAAPEWARGAEGLQEAQCPPSGKRPIPLSGPSRAHRIQSLGGRQTAHHEAVASLRLRCLLQDPLALRVQGQWAWGEAKPVEGTAMHLMVLRALCHRLSAARLEGLDLRQAPLALLHHLAVMMGNLGEEQFRVLFLNQHGHSVAERITGTGTVNQAPVYPREIARLALELQAHSVLVVHNHPSGDPTPSAMDKQMTDKVQDALALVGVELAEHIVVGATHCHCIMAGTLVGSSPSGRA, via the coding sequence ATGGCCACGCGCAAAACATCCAATCCAGCGCCAGCTTCACCTGCCGCCCCACCAGGGGGGAAGGAAACGGGCAAAGCCGTGACCAAGGGCGCACACACCCCAACCAAGGCGCGCAGCGCGGCGGGGGCTGGCCACAGGGCGCGTTTGCGCGGGCGCATCCTCCGCCACGGGCCAGAGGGGCTGGCTGATTACGAACTGATTGAAGCCTTGCTATTTGCCAGCCACCCAAGGCGTGACACCAAGGCAACCGCCAAGCACTTTTTGGCGGCCTTCAAAGGTTTGGCCGGGCTTCTGGGGGCGGAACCATCAGCCCTAGCCGCTGCTGGCGCCAGCCCCAAAGCCAGCGCCCTGCTAGCGCTGCCTGCGCTTTGCTTGTCCCACTTAGCGCCTGGCCTAACCCTGCGGCCTTGGTTGCTTGAGGGGCCAGAACGGCTGGAAGCCTATCTCCAAGCGGCGCCACAGCCCTTCTCAACCACTCCAGCTCTCCATCAGCCGGGCCCTGGCAAAAGCCCTGCCAACACAGCCCCCACACGCGCTCTCAGGGTGCTTTTCCTGGGCAGCGCCAACAACATCCTAGCTGATGAGAACCTGTTCACCGGTGGCTGGCATGGCGCTCTCCCCCTGCTGGCCAGACGCTGCTTGCTGGTGGGGGCCACGGCGCTGGTGGTGTTGGCACCACCAACCTGGTTGGCGGCCGAACATGGCCAGGCCCGCGCGGCCTTGCGGGATGGCCTGGCTCATTTGGGGGTTGTTATCCACACCATGTTGCCCTTGCCAGCTTTGGATGAGCCTGCCCACCAAAGCGCCGTTGCCCTCCATGGCCCCGTCCAATCGGAGCGTTGCCGGAAACATGCCAGTCCGGAACACGCTAAACCGGCCAAAGTGGATTGGAATGCCCGCCTGCCCACCCTCCACCCAGGGCAACCGGCGTGGCAAACGCTTGAAACGTTGGGCCAGGCCTTGGGCTGCCTGTGGGGCGTGGTGGCGTTGCCACCCAACCTGCAGGCCGCCCTCCGCCAAAATGACTGGGCAGAGGGGGCAGAAGAAAGCCCACCCCCCTTCACGCTGGCTGACAGCGTCCCAGACGCTGACGAGTTCATGGCTGGCCTGACCGCTACGGAGGCAGGTTTGGAAGGCGCCTACTACCCAGCTGGGGCAGCGCCAGAATGGGCCCGTGGAGCAGAAGGGCTGCAGGAAGCCCAGTGCCCCCCTTCAGGCAAGCGCCCCATACCATTGTCCGGCCCAAGCCGCGCGCACCGTATTCAATCCTTGGGAGGGCGCCAAACAGCCCACCATGAAGCTGTGGCCAGTTTGCGCCTGCGCTGCCTTCTACAAGACCCGCTGGCATTGCGCGTTCAGGGGCAGTGGGCCTGGGGGGAGGCCAAACCAGTGGAGGGCACCGCCATGCACCTGATGGTGCTGCGCGCCCTCTGCCACCGTTTAAGCGCAGCCCGCCTGGAAGGGCTGGATTTGCGCCAAGCTCCTTTGGCGCTCCTCCACCATCTAGCCGTCATGATGGGCAATTTGGGGGAAGAGCAGTTCAGGGTGCTGTTCCTCAACCAGCATGGCCACAGCGTTGCTGAACGCATCACAGGAACAGGCACTGTCAATCAAGCGCCCGTCTACCCGCGTGAGATCGCGCGCCTGGCGCTGGAACTCCAGGCGCACAGCGTTCTGGTGGTGCACAACCACCCCAGCGGCGATCCCACCCCCTCTGCCATGGACAAACAGATGACTGACAAAGTGCAGGACGCTTTGGCGCTGGTGGGGGTGGAGTTAGCGGAGCACATCGTAGTGGGTGCCACCCACTGCCACTGCATCATGGCGGGCACGCTTGTGGGCAGCAGCCCCTCAGGCCGCGCTTGA
- a CDS encoding ATP-dependent helicase, translating to MPEEPPTGPFTATAAAGDYLSGLNAAQRRAVETTEGPLLILAGAGTGKTRVLTTRFAHILLEGRAWPGQVLAVTFTNKAAREMRERISALLGRPVEGMWLGTFHALCARMLRTHAPLVGLGRDFTVLDSDDQTRLLKQIMAGQAVDQKRWPARQLLSRIQLWKDSGLLPSDIGPTEDDGMAGGQARALYTRYQQRLRELNACDFGDLMLHMVSLFRAHPEVLAQYRRKFRYIMVDEYQDTNRIQYEWLKMLAQPEAGGSQGAGEAPRAPNIACVGDDDQSIYSWRGADISNILSFEKDFPSAAIVRLESNYRSTAHILGAASGVISFNEGRLGKTLHPSDAAEEGERVMVVDAADSAAEARLVAQMAKRLHQSVPQDWGDMAVLVRAGFQTRPFEEVLMREGLPYQVVGGVRFYERAEVRDAIAYIRAMAQPHDDLAFERIINVPRRGVGAASLQRLRDEASARGLSLQQAVAATLKEGKMKGKAATQLAMLLEVLEKGRAMLGAGPGGAQDLQAHQGASAGGGLRESLGPSHVQAANQVLEGSGYLQMWRDDKSVEAPGRLENLAELLHAMGDYPSLPAFLEHVALVMDSDTVRDDGGRLSLMTLHAAKGLEFDTVFLPGWEEGVFPSQRSVDERGQEGLEEERRLAYVGLTRARKRAVVLNAARRRLYNGWQDAIPSRFLDELPEHHIYRQSQRRPGQPAPHQRSAWGAPSGGTFKHPYRGGTFRAQDAGSGRPGTATTPVRAPAESVPSSTPARPRPTMRPHSFTLGQMVQHNRFGEGTILAVEGDRLTIHFQDHGDRRIMARFVTPLS from the coding sequence CTGCCAGAGGAACCGCCAACGGGCCCTTTCACCGCTACCGCTGCAGCTGGGGACTATCTCTCTGGGTTGAACGCGGCCCAAAGGCGCGCTGTGGAAACCACGGAAGGCCCCTTGTTGATCCTGGCTGGTGCTGGCACAGGCAAAACACGCGTCCTGACCACACGCTTTGCCCACATCCTGTTGGAAGGGCGTGCCTGGCCAGGGCAGGTGCTGGCTGTGACCTTCACCAACAAAGCCGCCAGGGAGATGAGGGAGCGCATCAGCGCGCTGCTCGGCAGGCCTGTGGAAGGGATGTGGCTTGGCACGTTCCACGCGCTCTGCGCGCGGATGCTGCGCACCCACGCCCCGCTTGTGGGGCTTGGGCGTGACTTTACCGTTCTGGACAGCGATGACCAGACGAGGCTCCTCAAGCAAATCATGGCTGGCCAGGCCGTTGACCAGAAGCGCTGGCCAGCGCGGCAGCTCCTCAGCCGTATTCAACTTTGGAAGGATAGCGGGCTTCTGCCAAGCGACATTGGCCCAACAGAGGATGACGGGATGGCCGGCGGCCAGGCGCGCGCGCTCTACACCCGTTACCAGCAGCGCCTGCGCGAACTCAACGCCTGCGACTTCGGCGACCTGATGCTGCACATGGTCAGCTTGTTTCGCGCCCACCCGGAAGTCTTGGCGCAGTACCGCAGGAAGTTCCGCTACATCATGGTTGATGAGTACCAGGACACTAACCGAATTCAGTACGAATGGCTGAAAATGCTGGCCCAGCCTGAAGCGGGCGGCAGCCAGGGCGCTGGCGAGGCACCACGAGCCCCCAACATCGCCTGCGTGGGCGATGACGACCAGTCCATCTACTCCTGGCGGGGGGCGGATATCAGCAATATTCTGAGCTTTGAGAAGGACTTTCCCAGTGCCGCCATTGTGCGGCTGGAAAGCAACTACCGCTCCACAGCGCACATCCTGGGGGCGGCTTCTGGCGTCATTAGTTTCAACGAGGGGCGGCTTGGCAAGACCCTCCACCCCTCTGACGCGGCAGAGGAAGGCGAGCGCGTCATGGTGGTGGACGCCGCTGATTCAGCTGCTGAGGCCCGCCTGGTGGCGCAGATGGCCAAGCGCCTTCACCAAAGCGTGCCGCAGGACTGGGGGGATATGGCCGTTCTGGTACGCGCTGGCTTCCAGACCAGGCCGTTTGAGGAAGTCTTGATGCGCGAAGGCCTGCCCTACCAAGTTGTGGGCGGCGTGCGCTTTTATGAACGCGCTGAAGTGCGTGACGCCATCGCTTACATCCGCGCCATGGCCCAGCCCCATGACGACCTGGCGTTTGAACGCATCATCAACGTGCCAAGGCGTGGTGTTGGCGCAGCCTCCCTGCAGCGCCTGCGCGATGAGGCCAGCGCGCGCGGGCTTTCGCTGCAGCAAGCTGTGGCAGCCACCCTCAAAGAGGGCAAAATGAAAGGCAAGGCCGCCACCCAGCTGGCAATGCTGCTGGAGGTGCTAGAGAAAGGCCGTGCCATGCTGGGCGCAGGGCCAGGTGGCGCCCAAGATCTCCAAGCCCACCAGGGCGCCAGCGCTGGCGGGGGGCTGCGCGAAAGCCTGGGACCAAGCCATGTCCAGGCCGCCAACCAAGTGCTGGAAGGCAGTGGTTACCTGCAGATGTGGCGTGACGACAAAAGCGTGGAGGCCCCAGGCCGGCTGGAAAACCTGGCCGAGCTCCTCCACGCCATGGGGGACTACCCCTCCCTGCCAGCCTTCCTGGAACATGTGGCGCTGGTGATGGACAGTGACACTGTGCGCGATGATGGCGGCCGCCTTTCCTTGATGACGCTGCACGCTGCCAAGGGGTTGGAGTTCGATACCGTTTTCCTGCCTGGGTGGGAGGAGGGGGTCTTCCCCTCCCAGCGCTCTGTGGATGAGCGCGGCCAGGAAGGGCTGGAGGAGGAGCGGCGCCTGGCCTATGTAGGGCTAACGCGCGCCAGGAAGCGCGCCGTGGTGCTGAACGCTGCCAGGCGGCGCTTGTACAATGGCTGGCAGGATGCCATCCCAAGCCGCTTCTTGGATGAACTGCCCGAACATCACATCTACCGCCAAAGCCAGCGCCGCCCAGGGCAACCTGCACCCCACCAGCGCAGCGCCTGGGGCGCGCCTAGTGGGGGCACATTTAAGCACCCTTACAGGGGTGGAACCTTCAGGGCGCAGGACGCTGGCAGTGGGCGCCCAGGCACAGCCACCACGCCCGTGCGCGCGCCTGCTGAGTCAGTTCCCAGCAGCACGCCAGCCAGGCCCCGCCCAACCATGCGCCCCCACAGCTTCACGCTGGGGCAGATGGTCCAGCACAACCGCTTTGGCGAAGGCACCATTCTGGCTGTGGAAGGTGACCGCTTGACCATCCATTTCCAGGACCACGGCGACAGGCGCATCATGGCGCGCTTCGTCACCCCTCTTTCCTAA